One part of the Ziziphus jujuba cultivar Dongzao chromosome 2, ASM3175591v1 genome encodes these proteins:
- the LOC107404397 gene encoding bidirectional sugar transporter SWEET14-like, producing MAHHHALTLAMRHLGNIITFLVYLAPIATFHKVYKKQSTEGFQSLPYVVELFGSMLSIYYAILKQEVLLDLIAINSVGSLIETLYIALFLFFAPKKSRMQTIHLVLLIALGYGLIVILTLFLANGQKRIQIVGWIYLIFHLIVFATPLFIMRKVIRTRSVEFMPFALSFLQMLGAITGFFYWLLLKDYKFAFANVLGFIFGTVQMGLYMAYRNRKEILQEPMVNPGLNQTVLQPNDIDGNVINIIEDDNLLR from the exons ATGGCCCATCACCATGCATTAACTTTGGCCATGCGCCACTTAG GCAATATAATCACTTTCTTGGTCTACCTTGCTCCAAT TGCAACATTTCACAAAGTATACAAGAAACAATCTACAGAAGGATTTCAATCACTTCCTTATGTTGTTGAACTATTCGGTTCAATGTTGTCAATATATTATGCAATCCTTAAACAAGAAGTACTTCTTGATCTCATCGCTATCAACTCAGTTGGAAGTTTAATAGAGACTCTCTACATTGCCCTTTTCCTATTTTTTGCGCCCAAGAAGTCAAGG ATGCAGACAATACATCTAGTCTTGTTGATTGCTCTTGGTTATGGTTTGATAGTCATATTGACTCTTTTTCTAGCAAATGGCCAGAAGCGTATCCAGATTGTGGGATGGATCTATCTAATATTTCATCTTATTGTATTTGCTACTCCACTCTTCATAATG AGAAAAGTTATACGGACAAGAAGTGTCGAGTTCATGCCTTTTGCTTTATCGTTTCTCCAGATGTTAGGCGCTATTACGGGATTCTTCTATTGGCTTTTGCTCAAGGATTACAAATTTGCG TTTGCAAACGTACTGGGATTTATTTTCGGAACTGTTCAGATGGGCCTTTATATGGCCTACAGGAACAGGAAGGAAATTTTGCAGGAGCCAATGGTTAATCCAGGACTCAACCAGACAGTTCTGCAACCAAATGATATTGATggaaatgtcataaatattattgaagatGATAATTTATTGAGGTAA
- the LOC107404400 gene encoding cycloeucalenol cycloisomerase isoform X2 gives MGGGELACSCSSLWLAPNPSKRWGELFFLGYTPFWLTLCLGIIVPYRLYESFTELEYLLLGLVSAVPSFLIPMLVVGKADSSIRWKERYWVKASVWIIIFSYVGNYFWTHYFFTVLGASYTFPSWKMNNVPHTTFLLTHACFLFYHVMSNMTLRRLRHSIADLPENVQWAFEAAWILALAYFIAWLETIAISNFPYYQFVDRASMYKVGSLFYAIYFLVSFPMFIRIDEKPGDPWDLPRVAIDALGAAMLVTIILDLWRIFLGPIVPIPETKQCLQPGLPWFPGHANET, from the exons ATGGGCG GTGGTGAATTAGCTTGTTCTTGTTCGAGTTTATGGTTGGCTCCTAATCCGAGCAAGAGATGGGGGGAGTTGTTCTTCCTTGGTTACACTCCTTTCTGGCTCACTCTCTGCTTGGGAATCATTGTGCCTTACAGGCTCTACGAG AGCTTCACGGAATTGGAGTATTTGCTTCTGGGATTGGTTTCAGCAGTTCCTTCTTTTCTGATACCAATGTTGGTCGTTGGGAAG gCAGATAGCAGCATTCGTTGGAAGGAACGCTATTGGGTCAAG GCTAGTGTCTGGATAATTATCTTTAGCTATGTTGGAAATTACTTTTGGACTCACTATTTCTTCACGGTTTTGGGAGCTTCTTATACCTTTCCATCATGGAAAATGAACAAT GTACCACATACTACTTTCCTTCTCACGCATGCATGCTTCCTATTTTATCATGTTATGTCAAACATGACACTTCGAAGACTACGCCATTCTATTGCTGACTTACCTGAAAATGTTCAGTGGGCTTTTGAGGCTGCATGGATTTTGGCTCTGGCCTATTTCATAGCCTGGCTGGAGACTATAGCTATTTCTAAT TTTCCTTACTATCAATTTGTGGACCGGGCATCTATGTACAAAGTTGGATCCTTATTTTATGCCATCTACTTCCTTGTGAGCTTCCCTATGTTTATAAG AATTGACGAGAAACCTGGCGATCCATGGGACTTGCCTAGAGTTGCTATTGATGCACTTGGCGCTGCAATGCTGGTCACAATAATACTCGATCTATGGCGCATTTTTTTGGGACCTATTGTCCCAATTCCCGAAACAAAACAGTGCCTTCAACCAGGACTTCCTTGGTTCCCAGGACATGCGAACGAAACTTGA
- the LOC107404400 gene encoding cycloeucalenol cycloisomerase isoform X1: protein MGGKSGELACSCSSLWLAPNPSKRWGELFFLGYTPFWLTLCLGIIVPYRLYESFTELEYLLLGLVSAVPSFLIPMLVVGKADSSIRWKERYWVKASVWIIIFSYVGNYFWTHYFFTVLGASYTFPSWKMNNVPHTTFLLTHACFLFYHVMSNMTLRRLRHSIADLPENVQWAFEAAWILALAYFIAWLETIAISNFPYYQFVDRASMYKVGSLFYAIYFLVSFPMFIRIDEKPGDPWDLPRVAIDALGAAMLVTIILDLWRIFLGPIVPIPETKQCLQPGLPWFPGHANET from the exons ATGGGCGGTAAAA GTGGTGAATTAGCTTGTTCTTGTTCGAGTTTATGGTTGGCTCCTAATCCGAGCAAGAGATGGGGGGAGTTGTTCTTCCTTGGTTACACTCCTTTCTGGCTCACTCTCTGCTTGGGAATCATTGTGCCTTACAGGCTCTACGAG AGCTTCACGGAATTGGAGTATTTGCTTCTGGGATTGGTTTCAGCAGTTCCTTCTTTTCTGATACCAATGTTGGTCGTTGGGAAG gCAGATAGCAGCATTCGTTGGAAGGAACGCTATTGGGTCAAG GCTAGTGTCTGGATAATTATCTTTAGCTATGTTGGAAATTACTTTTGGACTCACTATTTCTTCACGGTTTTGGGAGCTTCTTATACCTTTCCATCATGGAAAATGAACAAT GTACCACATACTACTTTCCTTCTCACGCATGCATGCTTCCTATTTTATCATGTTATGTCAAACATGACACTTCGAAGACTACGCCATTCTATTGCTGACTTACCTGAAAATGTTCAGTGGGCTTTTGAGGCTGCATGGATTTTGGCTCTGGCCTATTTCATAGCCTGGCTGGAGACTATAGCTATTTCTAAT TTTCCTTACTATCAATTTGTGGACCGGGCATCTATGTACAAAGTTGGATCCTTATTTTATGCCATCTACTTCCTTGTGAGCTTCCCTATGTTTATAAG AATTGACGAGAAACCTGGCGATCCATGGGACTTGCCTAGAGTTGCTATTGATGCACTTGGCGCTGCAATGCTGGTCACAATAATACTCGATCTATGGCGCATTTTTTTGGGACCTATTGTCCCAATTCCCGAAACAAAACAGTGCCTTCAACCAGGACTTCCTTGGTTCCCAGGACATGCGAACGAAACTTGA